Proteins from a genomic interval of Orbaceae bacterium lpD02:
- a CDS encoding MFS transporter, with translation MNKPLIAIFTTILLDAIGIGIIFPILPALLRDITQTENIAIYMGILTMLYALMQFIFSPLLGALSDRMGRRTVLLLSLAGAAISYVFIFFSTNITSLIISRAIAGITSASLPAAMACVTDISAPEKRTRYFGLFNAMFGMGFILGPIFGGILGEYWVRLPFLIVSLLNAGNFLFTLLVLPETCTVIKKEFKLLTFTPLQSVDWLLTTKNILPIISIFLILSFTGEACSICWAMWGNDAFGWNGYQIGLSLAMFGLCQSLSQIFLPELAVRILGRKKTILLSILALCIGFCTMAFATSSWMVFMIIPVFTLGSIGNPALQSFATTQILSDQQGQLQGVISSTLSLSSIIAPLFFSFFYFTIRNDWPGAIWVIAAAINIVAIPVVLYIFRLNNGTQ, from the coding sequence ATGAACAAACCTCTTATTGCTATTTTTACTACTATTCTCCTTGATGCTATTGGGATTGGTATTATTTTTCCCATTCTACCTGCTTTATTACGCGATATAACACAGACTGAAAACATAGCTATTTATATGGGTATTTTGACCATGCTGTATGCTTTGATGCAGTTTATTTTTTCACCTTTATTAGGCGCATTAAGTGATAGGATGGGAAGACGAACCGTATTGCTATTATCGCTCGCTGGTGCAGCTATCAGCTATGTTTTCATCTTTTTTTCAACTAATATAACGTCATTAATAATAAGTCGTGCAATCGCTGGTATTACAAGTGCCAGCCTTCCCGCTGCAATGGCTTGTGTTACCGATATTTCAGCTCCAGAAAAACGAACTAGGTATTTTGGTCTGTTTAATGCTATGTTTGGCATGGGGTTTATTCTCGGCCCAATATTTGGAGGCATTCTTGGTGAATACTGGGTCCGATTACCCTTTCTTATCGTCTCATTACTTAACGCGGGTAATTTTCTTTTCACTCTATTAGTGTTACCTGAAACTTGTACTGTGATAAAAAAAGAGTTTAAATTATTAACGTTTACCCCTTTGCAGTCAGTTGACTGGTTGCTAACAACAAAAAATATCTTACCAATTATTTCTATTTTTTTAATTCTCAGTTTTACAGGAGAAGCTTGCAGTATTTGTTGGGCGATGTGGGGCAATGATGCTTTTGGTTGGAACGGATATCAGATAGGACTATCTCTAGCAATGTTTGGCCTTTGTCAGAGTTTATCACAAATTTTTTTACCAGAATTAGCCGTCCGTATTTTGGGAAGAAAAAAAACTATTTTATTAAGCATTCTCGCTTTATGTATTGGTTTTTGTACCATGGCTTTTGCAACAAGTAGCTGGATGGTGTTTATGATAATTCCTGTTTTTACACTTGGCAGTATCGGTAATCCAGCGCTACAAAGCTTTGCGACCACCCAAATCCTAAGTGATCAACAGGGGCAGCTTCAAGGTGTCATTTCATCAACATTAAGCCTATCATCAATTATTGCACCTCTATTTTTCTCATTTTTCTATTTTACGATTAGAAATGACTGGCCAGGTGCGATCTGGGTTATAGCTGCGGCGATAAATATTGTTGCAATTCCAGTAGTTTTATATAT
- a CDS encoding TRIC cation channel family protein → MNYIFWCDILGTIVFAISGVLLASKKEMDPIGALVLGVITAIGGGTIRDIILNHGPIFWITDSTDLWVAIITSLLSMLFIRYSATTKYPKWLMPVLDAIGLAVFVGIGVNKAIASEVNALVMICMGVLTGVGGGILRDVLARDIPMVFRTDIYATACLIGGTVHVISYLYLGFAIDIATSLGIITTLMIRLLAIYWHLKLPVVSAKNSNNTTNRA, encoded by the coding sequence ATGAACTATATATTTTGGTGTGATATTTTAGGTACTATTGTGTTTGCTATCTCTGGCGTATTATTAGCATCCAAAAAAGAGATGGATCCTATTGGAGCGCTAGTTTTAGGGGTAATAACCGCTATTGGTGGTGGTACAATCCGCGACATCATCTTAAATCACGGCCCGATCTTTTGGATCACAGATTCAACTGACTTATGGGTTGCGATTATTACCTCGCTCTTATCTATGTTATTTATTCGCTACTCTGCGACCACTAAATATCCTAAATGGTTAATGCCGGTGCTTGATGCCATTGGTCTTGCAGTATTTGTTGGTATTGGCGTTAATAAAGCTATTGCATCAGAGGTTAATGCATTAGTCATGATCTGTATGGGAGTGTTAACGGGTGTAGGCGGCGGCATTTTACGTGATGTACTGGCGAGAGATATTCCGATGGTATTTCGCACTGATATCTACGCAACCGCTTGCCTAATTGGCGGCACCGTGCATGTAATCTCCTATCTGTATTTAGGTTTTGCAATTGATATCGCGACCTCATTGGGAATAATCACTACACTGATGATTCGCTTATTGGCAATTTATTGGCATCTCAAGCTACCGGTTGTGTCAGCTAAAAATAGCAACAATACAACAAATAGAGCATAA